A genomic segment from Modestobacter roseus encodes:
- a CDS encoding MerR family transcriptional regulator, translating to MPPATAAAGGGLVQIGQVAERTGLSLRTIRFYEENGLVVPTARTEGGFRLYSEADVARFEVIKRMKPLGFSLEEMQELLTLLADLERATGDRERLLDRLRMFHEAATARVTALREQLAVAEDFAGDLARRLP from the coding sequence ATGCCCCCGGCCACCGCGGCCGCCGGCGGCGGGCTGGTGCAGATCGGCCAGGTCGCCGAGCGGACCGGGCTCAGCCTGCGCACCATCCGGTTCTACGAGGAGAACGGCCTCGTCGTCCCCACGGCGCGGACCGAGGGCGGCTTCCGGCTCTACAGCGAGGCCGACGTCGCCCGGTTCGAGGTCATCAAGCGGATGAAGCCGCTGGGCTTCAGCCTCGAGGAGATGCAGGAGCTGCTCACCCTGCTGGCCGACCTCGAGCGGGCCACCGGTGACCGCGAACGCCTGCTGGACCGGCTGCGGATGTTCCACGAGGCGGCCACCGCCCGGGTCACCGCGCTGCGCGAGCAGCTGGCCGTGGCCGAGGACTTCGCCGGCGACCTGGCCCGGCGGCTGCCCTGA
- a CDS encoding DUF2382 domain-containing protein yields the protein MIGTDTLDRVIGADVYDADGDKIGTASEVYLDDQSGNPEWVTVKTGMFGTKESFVPIADADLTGDGVRVPVSKAQVKDAPKIDTDGHLSPEEEQELYRYYGTTRGTATTETTRTETVAGTTDTDRHGTTGHDTSGPNTDDAMTLSEERMNVGTRQEETGRARLRKFVVTENVTETVPVSHEEVRLEREPITDANRGNAMDGPAISEEEHEVTLHAERPVVEKEAVPVERVRLGTETVTDQQQVSETVRKEQVDTDGIDETRR from the coding sequence ATGATCGGCACCGACACCCTCGACCGCGTGATCGGCGCAGACGTCTATGACGCTGACGGCGACAAGATCGGCACCGCCTCCGAGGTCTACCTCGACGACCAGTCCGGCAACCCGGAGTGGGTCACCGTGAAGACCGGCATGTTCGGCACCAAGGAGTCCTTCGTCCCGATCGCGGACGCCGACCTGACCGGCGACGGTGTGCGCGTCCCGGTGAGCAAGGCGCAGGTCAAGGACGCGCCGAAGATCGACACCGACGGGCACCTCTCCCCCGAGGAGGAGCAGGAGCTCTACCGGTACTACGGCACCACCCGCGGCACCGCGACGACGGAGACCACCCGTACGGAGACGGTTGCCGGGACGACCGACACCGACCGGCACGGGACCACGGGCCACGACACCTCCGGCCCGAACACCGACGACGCGATGACGCTCTCCGAGGAGCGCATGAACGTCGGCACCCGGCAGGAGGAGACCGGCCGCGCCCGGCTCCGCAAGTTCGTGGTCACCGAGAACGTGACCGAGACCGTGCCGGTGTCCCACGAGGAGGTGCGGCTCGAGCGTGAGCCGATCACCGACGCCAACCGTGGCAACGCCATGGACGGACCGGCCATCTCCGAGGAGGAGCACGAGGTGACGCTGCACGCCGAGCGTCCCGTCGTGGAGAAGGAGGCCGTGCCGGTCGAGCGCGTCCGCCTGGGCACCGAGACCGTCACCGACCAGCAGCAGGTGAGCGAGACCGTCCGCAAGGAGCAGGTCGACACCGACGGGATCGACGAGACCCGCCGCTGA
- a CDS encoding aldo/keto reductase, producing the protein MATTTVPTITLNNGVEIPQLGFGVFQIKPEDTVEATRTALEVGYRHIDTAEMYGNEAEVGEAVRQSGVPREEVFVTSKLNNGFHARDAALKAFDGTMDALEFDYLDLFLVHWPLPGIDVDYVETWKAMEEIYRSGRVKAIGVSNFNAHHLNRLFAETEVRPVVNQIEVHPYFAQDDLRAFNAEHEIHTEAWAPIAQGKVLDDPTLIRVGERYGKSPAQAALRWAVQRGDIIFPKSVTRSRVEQNFALFDFELTEDDMREIDGLDRKDGRNGPNPDEFNYIPS; encoded by the coding sequence ATGGCCACCACCACCGTGCCCACGATCACCCTGAACAACGGCGTCGAGATCCCGCAGCTGGGCTTCGGCGTCTTCCAGATCAAGCCCGAGGACACCGTCGAGGCCACCCGCACGGCCCTCGAGGTCGGCTACCGGCACATCGACACCGCCGAGATGTACGGCAACGAGGCCGAGGTCGGCGAGGCCGTCCGCCAGTCCGGCGTGCCGCGCGAGGAGGTCTTCGTGACCTCCAAGCTGAACAACGGCTTCCACGCCCGCGACGCCGCGCTGAAGGCGTTCGACGGCACCATGGACGCGCTGGAGTTCGACTACCTGGACCTGTTCCTCGTGCACTGGCCGCTGCCGGGCATCGACGTCGACTACGTCGAGACCTGGAAGGCGATGGAGGAGATCTACCGCTCCGGCCGGGTCAAGGCCATCGGCGTCTCCAACTTCAACGCCCACCACCTCAACCGGCTGTTCGCCGAGACCGAGGTCCGGCCGGTGGTGAACCAGATCGAGGTGCACCCCTACTTCGCGCAGGACGACCTGCGGGCGTTCAACGCCGAGCACGAGATCCACACCGAGGCCTGGGCCCCGATCGCGCAGGGCAAGGTGCTCGACGACCCGACGCTCATCCGGGTCGGTGAGCGGTACGGCAAGAGCCCGGCGCAGGCCGCGCTCCGCTGGGCCGTCCAGCGCGGGGACATCATCTTCCCCAAGTCGGTCACCCGCAGCCGGGTCGAGCAGAACTTCGCGCTGTTCGACTTCGAGCTCACCGAGGACGACATGCGGGAGATCGACGGTCTGGACCGCAAGGACGGCCGCAACGGCCCGAACCCCGACGAGTTCAACTACATCCCCAGCTGA
- a CDS encoding DUF3097 domain-containing protein, with protein MPPRSPYDDLVHPRTQKKPSPQVEALKDVVVEDPSSGFVGAVVRCEKDVVHLEDRFGKVRAYPLGPGFWVDGRPVVLVRPKTNAPSGPQRSASGSTYVVGARARVAREGRIYVEGKHDAELVEKVWGHDLRIEGVVVEPLHGVDDLPGIVTEFRPSSGRRLGVLVDHLVTGSKESRIAAQVTGDHALVVGHPFIDIWQAVKPSVVGIKAWPTVPRGEDWKTGVCKRLGWEDDTGYVWAQRILARVKVWTDLEPTLIGRVEELIDFVTTD; from the coding sequence GTGCCTCCCCGTTCGCCGTACGACGACCTGGTCCACCCCCGCACCCAGAAGAAGCCCTCGCCCCAGGTCGAGGCGCTGAAGGACGTCGTCGTCGAGGACCCCAGCAGCGGGTTCGTCGGCGCCGTCGTGCGCTGCGAGAAGGACGTCGTCCACCTCGAGGACCGGTTCGGGAAGGTCCGCGCCTACCCGCTCGGGCCCGGGTTCTGGGTCGACGGCCGGCCGGTGGTGCTGGTGCGGCCGAAGACCAACGCGCCGTCCGGCCCGCAGCGCAGCGCGTCGGGCTCGACGTACGTCGTCGGGGCCCGCGCCCGGGTGGCCCGCGAGGGGCGCATCTACGTGGAGGGCAAGCACGACGCCGAGCTGGTGGAGAAGGTCTGGGGCCACGACCTGCGGATCGAGGGCGTCGTCGTCGAGCCGCTGCACGGTGTGGACGACCTGCCGGGCATCGTCACGGAGTTCCGCCCGTCGTCGGGCCGCCGGCTGGGTGTGCTCGTCGACCACCTGGTGACCGGTTCCAAGGAGTCCCGGATCGCCGCCCAGGTCACCGGCGACCACGCGCTGGTGGTCGGGCACCCGTTCATCGACATCTGGCAGGCCGTCAAGCCGTCCGTGGTCGGGATCAAGGCCTGGCCGACGGTGCCGAGGGGTGAGGACTGGAAGACCGGCGTCTGCAAGCGGCTGGGCTGGGAGGACGACACCGGCTACGTCTGGGCGCAGCGCATCCTGGCCCGGGTGAAGGTGTGGACCGACCTGGAGCCGACGCTGATCGGCCGGGTCGAGGAGCTCATCGACTTCGTGACCACCGACTGA